A single genomic interval of Terriglobus albidus harbors:
- a CDS encoding carbon-nitrogen hydrolase family protein, with amino-acid sequence MLKVAVAQAGSILFDIPRTLDRVETLCRKAAAQGAQLLVLPEAMVGGYPKGLSFGATVGNRTDEGRELFRRYMEAAIRCPGPETAQLESLAHELNLYLVSGAVERDGNTLYCISLVITPNGGVVAKHRKLMPTGSERLIWGFGGGDTMQVVQTEIGRIGMAICWENYMPLYRQHLYNQGVELWCAPTVDAREMWQTSMKHIAYEGRCFVLSACQQLATSDWPADLQEIGGEIHGRSLIVSPRGELLAGPVAEPDLLFAELDMDEIQRGKFDLDVAGHYSRPDVFRFEPRLD; translated from the coding sequence ATGCTGAAAGTCGCTGTTGCCCAGGCCGGTAGCATCCTCTTCGATATACCGCGTACTCTCGATCGCGTCGAGACGCTCTGCCGCAAAGCCGCCGCTCAAGGCGCGCAATTGCTTGTACTCCCCGAGGCGATGGTTGGTGGTTATCCGAAAGGCCTAAGCTTCGGGGCCACCGTAGGCAATCGCACGGACGAAGGTCGCGAGCTCTTCCGCCGCTACATGGAAGCCGCGATTCGTTGTCCCGGCCCGGAGACAGCGCAGCTCGAATCTCTCGCCCATGAGTTGAACCTGTACCTGGTTAGCGGCGCGGTCGAACGCGATGGCAATACGCTCTACTGCATCTCGCTAGTCATCACACCGAACGGCGGCGTTGTGGCGAAACACCGAAAGCTCATGCCCACAGGCAGTGAACGTCTGATCTGGGGCTTCGGTGGAGGCGACACCATGCAGGTCGTCCAGACAGAGATCGGCCGCATCGGTATGGCTATCTGCTGGGAAAACTACATGCCGCTCTACCGGCAACACCTCTACAACCAGGGTGTGGAGCTATGGTGCGCACCGACTGTGGATGCGCGCGAGATGTGGCAGACCAGCATGAAGCACATCGCCTATGAGGGACGCTGCTTTGTCCTCAGTGCCTGCCAGCAACTTGCCACATCCGACTGGCCTGCGGATTTGCAGGAAATCGGTGGAGAGATCCACGGCCGAAGTCTTATCGTCTCTCCACGCGGCGAACTGCTCGCAGGCCCAGTGGCGGAACCCGACCTCCTCTTCGCTGAGCTCGACATGGACGAGATTCAGCGCGGCAAGTTCGACCTCGACGTTGCTGGTCACTACAGTAGGCCTGATGTTTTCCGATTTGAACCGCGTCTGGACTAG
- a CDS encoding epimerase — MARRHLLNMRVLIFGASGMVGQGILLECLRAVDVAEVVSVGRSPLPQKHPKLKEILLPNLFDIATVTDDLSNFDAVFFPLGVSSFRMSEADYRYITYDLAMKIASLVARQSPQATFCYVSGRGTDINSRTMWSRVKGELEEALLRLPFADAFMFRPGAIRPMDGIKTKTPLYNAIYLLFSPIVPLLARLFPAQITTTREVGKAMLAVARKGYPSPILEPIDIRRAAGVSI; from the coding sequence TTGGCTCGGCGACATCTATTGAATATGCGGGTGTTGATCTTTGGAGCAAGTGGAATGGTGGGGCAGGGCATCCTGCTGGAGTGTTTGCGGGCTGTCGATGTAGCAGAGGTTGTCTCCGTCGGGCGGTCACCGCTACCGCAAAAGCATCCGAAGCTGAAAGAGATTCTGCTACCGAACCTCTTTGACATCGCTACCGTAACCGACGATCTGAGCAACTTCGATGCGGTCTTCTTTCCGCTGGGCGTTTCGTCGTTTCGTATGTCCGAAGCGGACTATCGTTACATCACCTATGACCTGGCCATGAAGATCGCCTCGCTGGTGGCCAGGCAGAGTCCGCAGGCGACCTTCTGCTACGTCTCCGGCCGTGGGACTGATATCAACAGCCGCACCATGTGGTCGCGAGTCAAGGGCGAACTCGAAGAGGCCCTGCTGCGGCTGCCGTTTGCCGATGCATTCATGTTCCGCCCCGGGGCGATCCGGCCGATGGACGGCATCAAGACCAAAACGCCGCTCTATAACGCCATCTACCTTCTTTTCAGTCCAATTGTTCCGCTGCTGGCACGACTGTTTCCAGCGCAGATTACCACCACGCGCGAGGTAGGCAAGGCGATGCTGGCCGTGGCGCGGAAGGGATATCCCAGCCCGATTCTGGAGCCGATCGATATTCGCCGGGCCGCCGGAGTCTCTATTTAG